A portion of the Sulfurospirillum diekertiae genome contains these proteins:
- a CDS encoding DNA polymerase III subunit delta' has translation MSDEGVLSHILICKNVEKAKESLQEEYAKERHLFFCKDEFLIDDAKEVIKEAYIAESANKYLILVAKGYRVEAQNALLKILEEPPRHIVFIVVAPSKTAFLPTIRSRLLQKELIVEHEIIQSGLNLKQLDLGDIYPFIQKHQNAEKNFLKDLVQAIVFEAINEHHLRFSEKELEHFQKLLHLVELNTRGQTILTSLLLSIMLRKYR, from the coding sequence ATGAGTGACGAAGGTGTTTTAAGCCATATTTTAATTTGTAAAAATGTGGAAAAAGCAAAAGAGAGCTTGCAAGAAGAATACGCTAAAGAGCGCCATCTCTTCTTTTGCAAAGATGAGTTTTTGATTGATGATGCCAAAGAGGTTATTAAAGAAGCTTATATCGCAGAATCTGCTAATAAATATCTTATTTTAGTAGCAAAAGGGTACCGTGTTGAAGCGCAAAATGCACTACTGAAAATTTTAGAAGAGCCACCTCGTCACATTGTTTTTATTGTAGTAGCCCCTTCTAAAACAGCGTTTCTACCAACAATTCGTTCACGTTTACTTCAAAAAGAGTTGATTGTTGAGCATGAAATTATTCAGAGTGGATTAAACCTCAAACAACTTGATCTTGGGGATATCTATCCTTTTATTCAGAAACATCAAAATGCAGAGAAAAACTTTTTAAAAGATTTGGTACAAGCGATTGTGTTCGAGGCGATCAATGAGCACCATTTGCGATTTAGCGAAAAGGAATTGGAACATTTTCAAAAGCTTTTGCATCTTGTTGAGCTCAATACACGTGGACAAACAATTTTAACTTCACTTTTACTTTCAATTATGCTTAGGAAATATCGATGA
- the folP gene encoding dihydropteroate synthase: MKLYKLSSQMDAKALLQTVGVTHEGSALLIPKTHLNLIYIKDLKTPAANILKQDALSIGADLAVPKDTITCKVPLVDAVLIANDKQLKELAHKEKIQPFGLKEVAQKLSEFTFTCKDDFSVMGIINTNEDSFFQGSRFKDEAALKHVEHMIEEGATMIDLGGVSSRPGSIGVSEQEELSRVKPIIDLIFKHKLFEKAQFSLDSYSPLCLEYALTHGFSIVNDITALANDDVARVTAKYDATVILMHMQGDPKSMQHEPVYDNVMLEVDAFFEERIAKALHFGIKKIVLDVGIGFGKNLEHNLQLLKHHEHFLHFGYPLLIGASRKSMIDKIISTPIDERLPGTLALHLKAYEHGASIIRAHDVKAHVQALSVLQALNQTTI; encoded by the coding sequence ATGAAACTGTATAAACTTTCATCTCAGATGGATGCCAAAGCATTGTTACAAACGGTTGGTGTTACGCACGAAGGAAGTGCACTTTTAATCCCTAAAACACATCTAAATCTTATTTACATCAAAGATTTAAAAACACCTGCTGCCAATATTCTCAAACAAGATGCTCTTTCCATTGGGGCTGATCTTGCAGTCCCTAAAGACACCATTACATGTAAAGTCCCTTTGGTGGATGCCGTTTTAATTGCCAATGATAAGCAACTTAAAGAGTTGGCACACAAAGAGAAAATTCAACCTTTTGGGTTAAAAGAGGTTGCTCAAAAATTGAGTGAGTTTACCTTTACATGTAAAGATGATTTTAGTGTGATGGGTATCATCAACACCAATGAAGACAGTTTTTTTCAAGGCAGTCGTTTTAAAGATGAAGCCGCACTCAAACACGTTGAACACATGATAGAAGAGGGTGCTACTATGATTGATTTAGGCGGTGTTTCAAGCCGTCCTGGAAGCATCGGTGTCAGTGAGCAAGAAGAGCTTTCGCGAGTGAAGCCGATTATCGATCTGATTTTCAAGCATAAGCTGTTTGAAAAGGCACAATTTTCACTTGATAGCTATTCGCCATTGTGTTTGGAGTATGCTTTGACACATGGCTTTAGTATTGTCAACGACATTACAGCGCTTGCGAATGATGATGTTGCTCGTGTGACAGCAAAATATGATGCAACAGTCATTTTGATGCATATGCAAGGTGATCCAAAAAGCATGCAACATGAGCCTGTCTATGATAATGTTATGCTAGAAGTCGACGCCTTTTTCGAAGAACGTATCGCAAAAGCACTCCACTTTGGCATTAAGAAAATTGTTTTGGATGTAGGGATTGGATTTGGAAAAAATTTAGAGCATAACTTACAACTTCTCAAACACCATGAACACTTTTTACATTTTGGCTATCCGCTTCTTATAGGAGCCAGTCGCAAATCGATGATCGATAAGATCATCTCCACACCGATTGATGAGCGTTTACCTGGAACTCTTGCCCTTCATCTTAAAGCATATGAACATGGTGCGAGCATTATACGTGCTCATGACGTTAAAGCACATGTACAAGCATTAAGCGTGCTTCAAGCACTGAATCAAACAACTATTTAG
- a CDS encoding HobA family DNA replication regulator — protein sequence MQQFLKWTLEEIRKDGSSMSWMEEKRFEWVPLAASMLKNLLDGHTFIVITDDDRAWFCHYMLRAINNHRKNRPLLPFLSLQTLYPNLYQVKTKEDIELLENMLSQAFPSGYTFFYVGKNSDIKMQIAKRKDDSFLWIMDEHVQNSFYLLSDDDSLDIKLIQLFRLLDKSIDAVLFAEVTFENE from the coding sequence ATGCAACAATTCTTAAAATGGACACTTGAAGAGATACGCAAAGATGGCTCTTCAATGAGTTGGATGGAAGAAAAGAGGTTCGAATGGGTTCCTCTTGCGGCTTCCATGCTTAAAAATCTTCTGGATGGCCACACTTTTATTGTGATTACCGATGATGATCGGGCGTGGTTTTGCCATTATATGTTGCGCGCCATCAACAATCATCGTAAAAATAGACCGCTGCTACCATTTTTATCCTTGCAGACGCTCTATCCCAATTTATATCAAGTCAAGACCAAAGAAGATATTGAACTTTTAGAAAATATGCTCTCACAAGCCTTTCCGAGTGGATACACTTTCTTTTATGTGGGTAAAAACAGCGATATCAAGATGCAAATTGCCAAACGAAAAGACGATAGCTTCCTTTGGATCATGGATGAACATGTCCAAAATAGCTTTTATCTTTTAAGTGATGATGATAGTTTAGATATTAAATTAATTCAGCTTTTTAGACTTCTCGATAAAAGTATCGATGCCGTGCTTTTTGCCGAGGTTACCTTTGAAAATGAGTGA
- the ligA gene encoding NAD-dependent DNA ligase LigA → MSHEEYLAKIELANAWAKAYYVDDAPLASDEEYDKLYHEILDYEQKNPLFTDANSPTKRVGGMVLEGFNKAEHKARMWSMEDVFDERDLDAWIERVKKVKESFTFYCEPKFDGASLNLIYENGSLKQAITRGDGSIGEDVTENVKTIGSIPLRIDYQESIEIRGEVVIKKADFERLNNERLSLGEALFANPRNAAAGSLRQLDTAITAKRKLMFYPWGIGMNSLTQSFLSQKMNFVYNLGFLKPPRIVVTQRVEDVHTLYAELIAKRDEIEMMMDGMVVKIDDVSLQEELGYTVKYPKWMVAFKFPAIEKVTRLKDITLQVGRTGVVTPVAEVEAVNIEGVIVERATLHNFDEIERKDVRIGDSVIIIRSGDVIPKIIKVLVERRNGSEKVVDRPLNCPVCGSELLDDGALIKCQNLSCDARVVGAIIHFASKKALNIDGLGDKIVEQLYAQKLVLHVKDLYTLNLDQLLALEGFKAKKADNLLAAIEQSKGVSLEKFINALGIEHIGEVAAKKIARAFGLEWLEATHEQIIALEGFGEEMAKSLVEFIHVNKAETYELMDVIQPIASKLEITESVFTGKTVVLTGSMSQPRDEIKVMLEKLGAKVSGSVSKKTDFVIYGEDAGSKLSKAEELGVKTLSESELNGMVE, encoded by the coding sequence ATGAGCCACGAAGAGTATTTAGCCAAAATCGAACTTGCGAATGCGTGGGCAAAGGCGTATTACGTTGATGATGCACCGCTTGCGAGTGATGAAGAGTACGATAAACTCTATCATGAAATTTTAGACTATGAGCAAAAAAATCCTCTCTTTACAGATGCCAATAGCCCAACCAAGCGCGTTGGTGGCATGGTGTTAGAGGGCTTTAACAAAGCAGAACATAAAGCGCGCATGTGGAGCATGGAAGATGTCTTTGACGAGCGTGATTTGGATGCGTGGATAGAACGTGTTAAAAAAGTCAAAGAGAGCTTTACCTTTTACTGTGAACCAAAATTTGATGGGGCAAGTCTGAATCTCATTTACGAAAACGGCAGCTTAAAACAAGCGATTACCAGAGGTGATGGAAGCATTGGTGAAGATGTCACGGAAAATGTGAAAACGATTGGTTCTATTCCTTTACGCATTGACTATCAAGAAAGCATCGAAATTCGTGGCGAAGTGGTCATCAAAAAAGCGGACTTTGAGAGATTGAATAACGAGCGTTTAAGCCTTGGCGAGGCTTTATTTGCTAATCCTCGCAATGCAGCAGCAGGCAGTCTTAGACAGCTTGATACCGCCATTACAGCCAAGCGAAAACTGATGTTTTACCCTTGGGGTATTGGTATGAACAGCTTAACACAGAGCTTTTTAAGTCAAAAAATGAATTTTGTCTATAACCTTGGTTTTTTAAAACCCCCTCGCATTGTTGTGACGCAACGTGTGGAAGATGTCCATACGCTTTATGCCGAACTGATTGCAAAGCGCGATGAGATCGAAATGATGATGGATGGCATGGTCGTTAAGATAGACGATGTGAGCTTGCAAGAAGAGCTAGGCTACACGGTGAAATACCCCAAATGGATGGTGGCGTTTAAATTTCCAGCCATTGAAAAAGTGACACGACTCAAAGACATCACACTTCAAGTAGGTCGTACGGGTGTGGTAACGCCTGTGGCAGAAGTGGAAGCGGTGAATATCGAAGGCGTCATCGTCGAGCGAGCCACACTGCACAATTTTGATGAGATCGAGCGAAAAGATGTGCGTATTGGGGATAGTGTCATTATCATTCGCAGTGGCGATGTCATTCCTAAGATTATTAAAGTGTTGGTAGAAAGGCGTAATGGAAGTGAAAAAGTGGTTGATCGACCGCTTAATTGTCCGGTGTGTGGCAGTGAGCTTTTGGATGATGGAGCACTCATTAAATGCCAAAATCTCTCGTGCGATGCGAGGGTTGTGGGGGCGATTATTCACTTTGCGTCTAAAAAAGCGCTCAATATTGATGGGCTTGGCGATAAGATCGTTGAACAACTCTATGCGCAAAAACTCGTTTTACATGTAAAAGACCTTTACACGTTAAATTTAGATCAACTGCTTGCATTAGAGGGCTTTAAAGCGAAAAAAGCAGACAATCTTTTAGCAGCGATTGAGCAGAGCAAAGGGGTGAGTTTAGAGAAGTTCATTAATGCTCTGGGGATTGAACATATCGGTGAAGTGGCGGCTAAAAAGATCGCGCGTGCGTTTGGGTTGGAGTGGTTGGAAGCAACACACGAGCAGATCATCGCCCTTGAAGGCTTTGGCGAAGAGATGGCGAAGAGTTTGGTGGAGTTTATTCACGTCAACAAAGCCGAAACGTATGAATTGATGGACGTTATTCAGCCCATTGCTTCTAAGCTTGAGATCACAGAGTCGGTATTTACGGGTAAAACAGTCGTTTTAACGGGTTCTATGAGCCAGCCGCGCGATGAGATTAAAGTGATGCTCGAAAAATTGGGCGCAAAAGTAAGTGGAAGTGTCTCTAAAAAGACTGATTTTGTCATTTATGGCGAAGATGCAGGCAGCAAGCTCTCTAAAGCAGAAGAACTTGGTGTCAAAACACTCTCAGAGAGTGAACTCAATGGGATGGTTGAATGA
- a CDS encoding TSUP family transporter → MEFEFYYYAIFLATGVIAGFIDAIAGGGGIITIPVLLASGLPPHIALATNKLQGTFGSGMASINFIRKGFITWSEVFIGVIYTFMGAAIGTYAILLMDASILAKIIPAMLVGIFIYTLLSPKMGENDRHAYLGSHLFFLIFGIGLGFYDGFFGPGTGTFWTIALVTLLGFNLKKATAQTKVMNFTSNIVSLGVFLWSGNVLILVGLMMGLGQIIGAYIGSNMVIKKEVKFIRTFFLIMVGVTLLKLIYSSYIA, encoded by the coding sequence ATGGAATTTGAATTTTATTATTATGCTATTTTCCTCGCAACGGGTGTTATTGCAGGTTTTATTGACGCCATTGCCGGAGGAGGCGGTATTATTACGATTCCAGTACTTTTGGCTTCGGGTCTGCCTCCTCACATTGCTCTTGCTACCAATAAACTTCAAGGAACCTTTGGTAGCGGTATGGCTTCGATCAATTTTATCCGTAAAGGGTTTATTACATGGTCTGAAGTCTTTATCGGAGTCATTTATACTTTTATGGGTGCAGCAATTGGAACGTATGCTATTTTATTGATGGATGCGAGCATTTTGGCAAAGATTATTCCTGCAATGTTGGTAGGTATTTTTATCTATACGCTTTTATCGCCTAAAATGGGTGAAAATGACCGTCATGCTTACTTAGGCTCTCATCTCTTTTTTCTTATATTTGGTATTGGACTTGGCTTTTACGATGGTTTTTTTGGTCCAGGAACAGGAACGTTTTGGACGATAGCCTTAGTGACACTGCTTGGATTTAATCTTAAAAAAGCAACGGCTCAAACGAAGGTGATGAACTTTACGAGCAACATTGTCTCCTTAGGTGTCTTTCTTTGGAGTGGTAATGTGCTTATTTTGGTCGGTTTAATGATGGGTTTAGGACAGATTATTGGAGCGTATATTGGCTCTAATATGGTCATTAAAAAAGAGGTGAAGTTTATCCGTACTTTTTTCTTAATTATGGTTGGCGTGACTCTTTTAAAACTTATTTACAGTAGTTACATCGCATGA
- a CDS encoding aspartate kinase: protein MLIVQKYGGTSVGSVERIEAVAKRVIESKQAGHDLVVVVSAMSGETNKLLDYAGFFSKTPNHREVDMLLSSGERVTSALLAIALEAQGYAAVSMSGRRAGIVTDEIHTKAHIEYIDTSKMQEELKAGKIVVVAGFQGVTEAGEVSTLGRGGSDLSAVAIAGALEADLCEIYTDVDGVYTTDPRIEPKAKKLDKISYDEMLELASLGAKVLQSRSVEMAKKLNVNLVTRSSFNDHEGTLITKEDNSMEQPLVSGIALDKNQARVTLRGVTDKPGIAAEIFKKLASCNVNVDMIIQNVGHDGTTNLGFTVPQNELDITKAAMSELRASDVMEYDSEIVKVSIVGVGMKSHSGVACKAFDVMAKEGINIEMISTSEIKISMVIQAKYGELAVRALHSAYQLDK, encoded by the coding sequence ATGTTGATCGTTCAAAAGTATGGTGGCACAAGTGTTGGCAGTGTTGAGCGCATAGAAGCCGTTGCCAAAAGAGTGATAGAAAGCAAACAAGCAGGGCATGATCTCGTAGTCGTTGTTTCGGCGATGAGTGGTGAGACAAATAAGCTTTTAGACTATGCAGGTTTTTTTAGTAAAACGCCTAACCATCGTGAAGTCGATATGTTACTTAGCTCTGGAGAGCGTGTAACGAGTGCACTACTTGCTATTGCTCTTGAAGCACAAGGGTATGCTGCTGTGTCGATGAGTGGTCGACGTGCGGGCATTGTGACCGATGAAATACATACCAAAGCACACATTGAATATATTGATACAAGTAAAATGCAAGAAGAACTCAAAGCAGGTAAAATTGTCGTAGTGGCTGGTTTTCAAGGCGTAACAGAAGCGGGTGAAGTTTCAACCTTAGGCCGAGGGGGCAGTGACCTCTCTGCTGTCGCTATTGCGGGTGCTCTTGAGGCAGATCTTTGCGAAATTTATACGGATGTTGATGGTGTCTATACCACCGATCCTCGTATTGAGCCAAAAGCAAAAAAACTGGATAAAATTAGTTACGACGAGATGTTGGAACTTGCAAGTTTAGGAGCAAAAGTGCTTCAAAGCCGCTCGGTTGAGATGGCGAAAAAACTCAACGTCAATCTTGTGACACGCAGTAGTTTTAATGACCATGAAGGAACACTTATTACAAAGGAAGATAATAGTATGGAACAACCATTAGTAAGCGGTATTGCACTCGATAAAAATCAAGCTAGAGTTACTCTTCGTGGTGTTACGGACAAACCTGGTATTGCAGCTGAAATTTTCAAAAAACTAGCAAGTTGTAACGTTAACGTTGATATGATTATCCAAAATGTAGGACACGATGGTACTACCAATCTTGGTTTTACGGTACCTCAAAATGAGCTTGATATAACGAAAGCTGCCATGAGCGAGCTTAGAGCGAGCGATGTCATGGAATACGATAGTGAGATTGTGAAAGTTTCGATTGTCGGTGTTGGTATGAAATCACACAGTGGTGTTGCATGTAAAGCGTTCGATGTTATGGCAAAAGAGGGCATCAATATTGAGATGATCAGTACCAGTGAAATTAAAATTTCCATGGTTATTCAGGCAAAATACGGCGAACTCGCTGTTCGTGCATTGCACAGCGCATATCAATTGGATAAATAA
- the tlyA gene encoding 23S rRNA (cytidine-2'-O)-methyltransferase TlyA, translating to MRLDSYVFEKGFAQSRNKAAELIKEGSVWLNGKVERKSSVEVGEHDSVDVSKMTQYVSRAGLKLRGFINELGLHVKGVDVLDIGSSTGGFVQVWLEEEVKSVTAVDVGSEQLHPKLKVDSRIILHENSDIRLFKPGRAYDMVSCDVSFIGIGALLDVIDTLANSAIIILFKPQFEVGKDVKRSTKGVVKDGSAIMRAHYLFESQAVSLGWTLIEKRESLVKGKEGNVETFYYFKKREC from the coding sequence ATGAGACTCGATAGTTATGTGTTTGAAAAAGGGTTCGCGCAAAGCCGTAATAAAGCGGCAGAACTCATTAAAGAGGGCAGTGTATGGCTCAATGGCAAAGTAGAGCGTAAGAGCTCTGTAGAGGTTGGAGAGCATGATAGTGTAGACGTTTCAAAAATGACGCAATATGTCAGTCGAGCGGGACTTAAACTTCGCGGATTTATTAATGAATTAGGTTTACATGTAAAAGGAGTTGATGTTCTTGACATTGGCAGTAGCACAGGGGGATTTGTGCAGGTTTGGCTTGAAGAAGAGGTCAAGAGTGTGACCGCTGTGGATGTGGGAAGTGAGCAGTTACACCCGAAGCTAAAAGTCGATTCTCGAATTATTTTACATGAAAATAGTGATATTCGACTTTTTAAGCCTGGAAGAGCCTATGATATGGTCAGTTGTGACGTCTCCTTTATTGGGATTGGTGCTCTTTTGGATGTAATCGATACGTTAGCAAATTCTGCTATTATTATTCTGTTTAAGCCCCAATTTGAAGTGGGAAAAGATGTCAAACGCAGCACAAAAGGTGTCGTTAAAGATGGCTCGGCTATTATGCGCGCACATTATCTATTTGAGTCACAAGCCGTGAGTCTTGGTTGGACGTTGATCGAAAAAAGAGAATCACTTGTAAAAGGGAAAGAGGGGAATGTTGAGACGTTCTACTATTTTAAAAAAAGAGAGTGTTGA
- a CDS encoding GGDEF domain-containing protein yields the protein MNKQLQELTDLTIKEILNLEIVLPEIYRDIFYTKAKELGIKVSDIDKEVALIYALQKIQYIQNETERSTSALKENVVNARIAIENKDNMALQYIENNMVELEFKIASLQEELYVDELTRLYNRRWLFEKFLKDDHFISNGLLAFIDINAFKAVNDKFGHLVGDKVLHVMGKVLKKVQNTTAIRFAGDEFLILHNSENEEEIHKILHTVNLNLKKTPFKHNQEIFYIDFSFGVAPFKAKDSFKSVLETADLKMYDYKKSFK from the coding sequence ATGAACAAACAACTGCAAGAATTGACCGATCTAACGATTAAAGAGATACTTAACCTTGAAATTGTTTTGCCTGAAATTTACCGTGACATCTTTTATACCAAAGCCAAAGAACTTGGCATCAAAGTGAGTGATATTGATAAAGAAGTCGCTTTGATCTACGCTTTGCAAAAAATTCAATATATTCAAAATGAGACTGAACGTTCAACATCGGCACTCAAAGAAAATGTTGTCAATGCACGTATTGCCATTGAAAATAAAGATAATATGGCATTGCAATATATTGAAAACAATATGGTTGAGTTAGAATTCAAAATTGCTTCCTTGCAAGAAGAGCTTTACGTGGACGAGCTCACACGACTTTACAATCGAAGATGGCTTTTTGAAAAATTCCTCAAAGATGATCACTTTATCAGTAATGGTCTTTTAGCATTCATTGACATCAACGCCTTTAAAGCCGTCAATGACAAATTTGGACATCTTGTGGGTGATAAAGTGTTACATGTTATGGGTAAAGTGCTTAAAAAAGTACAAAATACAACAGCTATTCGTTTTGCTGGAGATGAATTTTTGATACTTCACAATAGCGAAAATGAAGAAGAAATACATAAAATTTTACATACTGTCAATCTTAACCTCAAAAAAACACCTTTTAAACACAATCAAGAAATCTTTTATATTGATTTTTCATTTGGTGTTGCACCTTTTAAAGCCAAAGACTCTTTTAAAAGTGTACTTGAAACGGCTGATCTTAAAATGTACGATTATAAAAAATCATTCAAGTAA
- a CDS encoding RNA pyrophosphohydrolase yields MESPKRYRPNVAAVIVSAKYPFQCQLFIASRSDIEGAWQFPQGGIDEGETPQEALYRELEEEIGTGDVEIIAEYPHWLQYDFPQKIAQKMYPFDGQSQKYFLVRLKKDAKINIATKEPEFCDYRFVSLEEVFDFITYFKRPVYKQVLEYFKKEGYL; encoded by the coding sequence ATGGAATCACCAAAACGATACAGACCTAATGTTGCTGCTGTGATTGTCTCTGCAAAATATCCTTTTCAATGCCAACTTTTTATTGCCAGTCGTAGCGATATAGAGGGTGCTTGGCAATTTCCTCAAGGAGGAATTGATGAGGGAGAAACACCACAAGAGGCTCTTTATCGAGAGCTTGAAGAAGAAATTGGTACAGGTGACGTCGAAATTATAGCAGAGTATCCGCACTGGTTACAATACGACTTCCCTCAAAAAATTGCTCAGAAAATGTATCCTTTTGATGGACAAAGCCAAAAGTATTTTTTAGTGAGACTCAAAAAAGATGCGAAGATTAATATAGCCACCAAAGAACCAGAGTTTTGTGATTACCGATTTGTCAGTTTGGAAGAGGTTTTTGATTTCATTACCTATTTCAAGCGTCCCGTCTATAAACAGGTGTTAGAATATTTCAAAAAAGAAGGGTATCTTTAA
- the cmoA gene encoding carboxy-S-adenosyl-L-methionine synthase CmoA translates to MDKVFTKPITKQFEFDEDVAVVFDDMLERSIPFYKEVVDLTCKTICHHVKEGAQIVDLGCSTANTLLALHKQSDKSYHLLGIDNAEAMLNLARQKVHAYGASVEFVQADMTHVDLGSKDAIIANYMLQFIRPLQRADFVAKIYQALNPNGLFVFSEKIVFEDKELNKQMIDLYYDFKRQQGYSEFEIAQKREALENVLIPYTEEENKAMLKNAGFSTIETIFKWGNFATFIAKKKV, encoded by the coding sequence ATGGATAAAGTATTTACCAAACCAATAACCAAACAATTTGAGTTTGATGAAGATGTTGCAGTCGTTTTTGACGATATGCTTGAGCGCTCAATTCCTTTTTATAAAGAGGTCGTTGATCTTACATGTAAAACGATTTGCCACCATGTAAAAGAGGGAGCGCAGATTGTTGATCTTGGTTGTTCAACGGCCAATACGCTCTTGGCTTTGCATAAACAAAGCGATAAAAGCTATCATCTTTTAGGCATTGATAATGCCGAAGCAATGCTCAATTTAGCGCGTCAAAAGGTGCATGCATATGGAGCATCAGTGGAGTTTGTACAAGCAGATATGACACACGTTGATCTAGGTTCTAAGGATGCCATTATTGCTAATTACATGCTTCAGTTTATTCGTCCACTCCAACGTGCTGATTTTGTGGCTAAAATTTATCAAGCGCTTAATCCGAACGGATTGTTTGTTTTTAGTGAAAAAATTGTATTTGAGGATAAAGAACTCAATAAGCAGATGATAGATCTTTACTACGATTTTAAACGCCAGCAAGGTTACAGTGAATTTGAAATTGCTCAAAAACGTGAAGCATTAGAAAATGTCCTGATCCCTTATACGGAAGAAGAAAACAAAGCAATGCTCAAAAATGCAGGATTTTCAACGATAGAAACAATTTTTAAATGGGGAAATTTCGCGACATTTATCGCGAAAAAAAAGGTGTAG
- a CDS encoding bifunctional riboflavin kinase/FAD synthetase — protein sequence MLRRSTILKKESVDTLAIGSFDGIHVGHRQLLNQLGENGALFVIDKDQANLTPGIKRSEYAGYPCMFFHFLKVKHLSGAEFVALLKHEFKNLKKIVVGYDFCFGQHRSCTAKDLKTFFDGEVVIVDEFCYHGISVHSSLIRTYLQEGKLEEANRFLGREYAISGDVITGQGIGKKELVPTLNMKVLEYLIPHEGVYATRTRIAQTIYDSVSFIGVRTSTDSQFSVETHILDQNLAEIHGTIELFFVEFLRDNQKFNTLTDLKLQIEKDIKDARKQLGTCRVYLNDFL from the coding sequence ATGTTGAGACGTTCTACTATTTTAAAAAAAGAGAGTGTTGATACCTTAGCCATCGGTAGTTTTGATGGCATTCATGTAGGGCACAGACAGCTTCTTAATCAGCTGGGTGAAAATGGCGCACTGTTTGTGATAGACAAAGACCAAGCCAATTTAACACCAGGGATTAAGCGTAGCGAATATGCGGGCTATCCGTGCATGTTTTTTCATTTTCTCAAAGTAAAACATCTCAGTGGCGCTGAATTTGTAGCGCTCTTAAAGCACGAATTTAAAAATCTTAAAAAGATTGTGGTCGGTTATGATTTTTGCTTTGGACAACACCGTTCATGCACCGCCAAAGATCTCAAAACATTTTTTGATGGCGAAGTGGTGATTGTGGATGAGTTTTGTTATCATGGTATTTCGGTTCATTCAAGCTTGATCCGTACCTATTTACAAGAAGGGAAGCTGGAAGAGGCAAACCGTTTTTTAGGACGCGAATATGCCATTTCTGGCGATGTCATTACAGGGCAGGGCATTGGGAAAAAAGAGCTGGTTCCGACACTGAATATGAAAGTCTTAGAGTATCTTATTCCTCATGAAGGCGTTTATGCAACACGCACACGTATTGCGCAAACAATTTATGATTCCGTTTCGTTTATTGGTGTGAGAACCAGTACGGACAGTCAGTTTTCTGTTGAGACCCATATCTTAGATCAGAATCTTGCGGAAATTCATGGAACAATTGAACTCTTTTTTGTAGAGTTCTTGCGCGATAATCAAAAATTCAATACGCTTACTGATCTCAAACTCCAGATCGAAAAAGATATCAAAGATGCTAGAAAACAGCTAGGAACGTGCAGAGTTTACTTGAATGATTTTTTATAA